From a region of the Narcine bancroftii isolate sNarBan1 chromosome 5, sNarBan1.hap1, whole genome shotgun sequence genome:
- the LOC138764985 gene encoding bcl-2 homologous antagonist/killer-like isoform X5 codes for MALDVVQETEDVFRSYVFFRYQSERDEQRGLPDDPEITQIHLSINSTPALVGRQLAVIGDDINRRYDAEFHNLLATLPLNAQNAYDYFRKIADRLFESGINWGRVIALLGFGYRMAIHVFQNGIKGFLTQIAKFIAEFLLKNRIAQWIAMQGGWVAALELDNIYVKWMFGILAVVLLGVFVVHKFYRS; via the exons CACTAGACGttgtacaggagactgaagatgtcTTCAGGAGCTATGTTTTCTTTCGGTACCAATCAGAGAGAGATGAACAAAGGGGACTTCCTGATGATCCAGAGATAACTCAGATTCATCTGTCTATTAACAG CACTCCAGCTCTTGTAGGTCGGCAACTTGCTGTTATTGGAGATGATATCAATCGAAGATATGACGCGGAGTTCCACAACTTGTTGGCAACGCTGCCACTCAATGCACAAAATGCTTATGACTACTTCCGCAAAATAGCCGATAG GCTATTTGAAAGTGGCATAAACTGGGGCCGTGTGATTGCTTTATTGGGCTTTGGCTATCGAATGGCCATTCATGTTTTCCAGAATGGTATAAAAGGATTTCTCACTCAAATTGCAAAATTTATTGCAGAGTTTCTTTTGAAAAATAGAATTGCCCAGTGGATTGCAATGCAAGGAGGCTGG GTGGCAGCTCTGGAATTGGATAATATTTATGTCAAATGGATGTTTGGGATTCTGGCTGTGGTTCTACTTGGTGTATTTGTTGTCCACAAATTTTACAGATCATAA